CGGTCGGGTCATAGACAATGCTGTAGTCCATGCCTTCCGGGAACTCTTTCTTCAGCTCGGCCATCTTCGCCCGCACTTCGTCGGAGATCTCGATGGCGTTGGAGCCCGGGCGCTGGAAGATCGGGATGGCCACGGCCGGCTGGTTGTTCAGCAGCGAACGCAGGGCGTACTGGCTGGAGCCGAGCTCGACCCGGGCGATGTCCTTCAGGCGCGTGATCTCGCCGTTGGCGCCGGCACGGATGATGATGTTCTCGAACTCTTCCTCGTTGACCAGGCGGCCCTGGGTGTTGATCGACAGCTGGAAGCTGGTCGAACCCGGGGCGGGCGGGGCGCCCAGCTGGCCGGCGGCCACCTGGCGGTTCTGCTCGCGAATGGCGGCCACCACATCGCTGGCGGTCAGGTTGCGCGAGGCGGTCTTGTTCGGGTCGAGCCACACCCGCAGCGAGTAGTCGCCCATGCCGAACAGCTGCACGTCGCCCACGCCGCCCAGGCGCGCCAGCTCATCCTTGATATTCAAGATGGCGTAGTTGGACAGGTAGAGCATGTCGTAGCGGTTGTCCGGCGAAGTCAGGTGCACAACCATGGTCAGGTCGGGCGAGGCCTTGTCGACGGTGATACCGATACGGGTGACTTCCTCCGGCAGCTTGGGCTGGGTGCGGGTCACGCGGTTCTGTACCTGCACCTGGGCATTGTCCAGGTCGGTGCCCAGGGCGAAGGTAATGGTCAGGGTCAGCTTGCCGTCGGCGGTGGACTGCGAGGACATGTACAGCATGTTCTCGACACCGGTGATGGCCTGCTCCAGCGGCGCGGCGACGGTTTCGCCGATCACCTTGGGGTTGGCGCCGGGGAAGTTGGCGCGCACCACCACGGTGGGCGGCACCACTTCGGGGTATTCGCTGATCGGCAGCTGGAACAGCGAGATCGATCCCGCGATCAGCAGCACCAGCGACAGCACCGCGGCGAAGATCGGCCGGGTAATGAAGAATTTCGAAAAGTTCATCGGTGTCGTCCCTTAACCGCGCGGCGCCTGGGCGCTGGCGACTTTTTCATTGGTGCCGGCCACTTTCGGCGCCGGGTTGCTGGCCTCCAGGGCCTGGCGCTGCTGGGCGAGGGCGGCGAGGGTCTGCTCGCTGGCCATCGGCGTTTCCTCCGGGGTGACCGGCGAGCCAGGGCGCACGCGCTGCAGGCCCTTGACCACGATGCGGTCATCCTTGCCCAGGCCGCTGCGCACGATGCGCAGGCCTTCGAGCTTGGGCCCCAGTTCCACGGCGCGGTAGGCGGCCTTGTTGTCCTTGTCCATCACCAGCACGAACTTCTTGCCAAGGTCCGTGCCGACCGCTTCGTCGTTGATCAGCACGGCGTCGTACTGGGCGCTGCCGACCAGCTTCAGGCGTGCGTACAGGCCTGGGGTGAACTGGCCGTCGCGGTTGTCGAACACGGCGCGGCCACGGATGGTGCCGGTGCGCGGGTTGACCTGGTTGTCGACGAAGTTCATCTGGCCCAGGTGCGGGTTGCCGGTTTCGTTGGTCAGGCCCAGGTACACCGGGGTGCTCTGGCCGCGCTGGCCGTCGCGGGCGAGCTGGCTGTACTTGAGGTACACGCGCTCGTCGGCGTCGAAGTAGGCGTACACCTTGTCGGTGGAAACCACGCTGGTCAGCGGGGTGACATCGGCCGTGACGATGTTGCCGGCGGTGAACTGGGCGCGGCTGACGCGGCCGCTGATGGGCGCGGTGACGCGGGTGAAGCTCAGGTTCAGGCGGGCCAGGTCGAGCTGTGCCTGGATCGCGTCGACCCCGGCGCGGGCCTCGGCGGCGGCGCTGGTGCGCGACTCGGCCAGCTCCGCGGAGATGGCGTTGCTGTCGCGCAGACGCTCGCCACGGCTGGCTTCGTTGGCGCTGCGCACGGCGGTGGCCTTGGCTTGTTGCAGTTGGGCTTCGAGGCGGCGAACTTCAGCCTGGAACGGGCGCGGGTCGATCTGGAACAGCAGGTCGCCTTTCTTGACCTGGGCGCCTTCGGTGAAGGCCACCTGGTCGATCTGGCCGGAGACGCGCGGGCGCACCTCGACGGTTTCCGGCGCCTCGAGGCGGCCGGTGAACTCGTCCCATTCGTTGATCGGTTGCTCGATCACCTTGGCTACGCTGACCTTGGGCGCGGCGGGAGCCTGCACGGCGTCGGGGGTGCGACCGCAAGCGCTGAGCACCACCACTGCCAGGGCAGCGAGCGGGAAGCGCAAGGGTTTGAGTGAGTGATCCATGGAGAGCTCCGCCAATGTATTAGTAGTGGGCGGAGTGTGAGTGTGTTGCGTTTAAGGAACGAATCGAACGGAGCGAAGGTTATTATCACGCGCAATGATATGAGCGCTGGTGGCATCGATGATGGGCATGCAGCGCACAATCCGTAGGCACCGGCAGAACCGATGCCACACATTCGCTTGCCCCCCAAGCTCGGTCATCGTCTGACAGGGAGGTCCACAGGGGAGCGGCTGCCGGTATCTACGGGCCTTCTGGAACGGCTGCGGGATGCCGATAAGGCAGAAGGCTTGTGTGGGTTTGATAAGTGACTGTGCTGGGTCCTCTTGGGGAGTAGAAATGACCATTCAAGGTTTGGTGAACGTGTTGACGCCACCGGGTTCACCCTTCGAATCAGGGCACGGAAAGCGATGGCCGAAGTTCGAGGGGGAAATAGCGTTCCCGGCGGATTATATTGAATTCATAAATGTCTATGGTTCCGGGCGAATTGCGGATTTTGTAGTGATATTTAATCCGTTCAGTAACGACGAAGGGACTAATTTCTTTGAGCAGTTCAAGCAGGTCCTGGAGGATTTCCGTTTCTTGGAGGCGTCAGGGGGTTGCTATAACTATGTCGTGTATCCCGAGGCGGAGGGGCTGATCCCCGTAGGGGTGACGGATAATGGCGATTATCTTTTCTGGGTGTTTGATGCCGACATCAATAGTGATGAATGGCTGACTGCAATGGTTTCAGCCAGGTCGCCTGAAGCTGAGTATTTTAATTGTGGTTTAGGCCGTCTGCTGGAGAGCGTTCTCAGTGGCGAGGTGAAGGCTAAATCGTTGCCTGATTGTTTTCCTGGGTTGATTGATTTTGAGCCGTTATGAGCAACGGTTCGCGTGTGTGATCAGGAGCGCCTTGTGAATGTGTTCCTTGATTTTTTCGTGCCTCACTTTATTCTAGGCTTGCCAGGAATCATCAAGCACGGCCGTGGTGCTGGTCGATATATTCGCCAAGCCCGGTTCTAACGGAGTAGGGCATGGTTTCATCGGGTGTTCAGTGACGAAAGGATGGTGGGCGACATATGGATTTAAATGAGGCGGAAAAGATTTTTGAACAGTATTGCGGCTTTGATGATGGTCTGTTGAAGGCGTTTGAGTATGTGTTCTCGGAAGAGGGTGCCTGCTCTGTCAAGCTTGAGTTGTACGCAGAGAATTATTCGTTGGACGCCAATGTTTGGCGAAGGGTGGATGTGTGCGTTCGGGGTGTGAGCGAAGTGCGCTCGACAGTCATCCCGATTGTCATTAACTCGAAGGTCAAGCTCGTGAGGCTTGGGGGGGAGGTGTGTTTGGAGGTGAGTGGGGATTTTGGCCACGAGCCGATGTCGATTGAAAATATCCGCAAGTACAGTTTCTGCTACGTGGTTGGGCGGTCGGTTGAGGTGATGGAGCATGTCTAGGCTGTCTGGTGGGTGGGGAACGGTGTGTACGATAGGTTGTTAAAAGATGTTCTGGATTTTTTGAGGGGGCGCGGATTTCATCCTGGTTAGACGTCCGTGAAGGTAGTTTGAATGGCTCGGCACCACTTCACGTGCTGGGGTGGCCCACGATGAGTCGATGTCGGCAGTTTCGAAATCCACCTTGAAGGGACGAGTGTCTCACTGAGCAGGGAGCTTATGTTAGATCAATATTATTACTCGAAGGCTGACGAGCTAGAAGCGCTTGCAATTGATAAGCAAGTGTCTGTAAGTCGCTTGGCTGCTTGGTGTTCTGATTTTTTGATTGATATGCATGGCCAGCAAAGGGTGTCTACACCTAATGCCATTGCTTTGGCCGAGGTGAAGGACCATCTTGTAGCGATCGGCAGGGTTGGGGTGAATAATGTTGGTAAAGCGCAGAGGGATGATGCGCTGGTTACGCTTTGGCAAATACACGACATGGAGAGGGCTGCGGATCGCGTGCTGGCAGCGTATGCTCGCGCTGCGATAGGTTGCTTTGCTGGGGATAAGGAGTGGGCGGGCAGCCAAGCGGACAGTGAGACGCCCATCTACTATCATTTTTTGAATCTGGTTGATTTGGGCATGGATGTGCTGGATGCATTCTACCTATTTCTGAAAGCCAAGCTGGTTGGCTCGTGATTATGGCTGATTGGCTGCTCTGAGCTGGGTAGTCGAGAAGTAAAAATGGGCATGGCGGCATGGTTACTTTGCCATTTCCTCGCCTTGGGACCTGTAGGGAAACGAAAGGCTTTCGGTGATTGATATGTTGGAAGAACGTATTCTGGTTGAGAATAAAAGTGACCTTGTCAGTCTGATATTTTCTTTGGTGAAAGACCTGAGGGAGAATCCTGAAGCGTGGCAGAATGGGGACTTGGTGAGTTACCTCGAGGCGATGGCGGCTTGGGTAGAAGATATGGACGGGTACTATGAGAACACCCATCAAGCGCAGCCTGAATGTGCGGCATTGAACGTGGTTGCAGATATGCTGATGGCTGCGAGAGTTTACGAATGAAACGTGTGCTCTTGAATTTAATGTGGCTGGCGTTTTCCGGTGTGAGAAGTTTTTTGTCGTGTTATTCGAAATGAGAAAGGTCGAGCGCTGTGAGCGTGTATTATGTGGCGATGGCTATTGATGTGGACGGCTATGGGCAAAGTGATTATTTGTGCCTGATAAAAATCGAGGGAGGCGCGGTGATTGGCTACGCTGCCGAGTTTGACGCTTGTACGGAGGATGTCGATATGGCTTGTGATGTTGCACGAACCCATCAAGCAAAGTGGTTTGCCTGGAGGGACGAGTGGGAAACACGGCCTGCGGCACTAGGTGAAATCAAGCTGGCAAATCTGGATGGTTATGTAATCGGCATAAAGCGCAATATGCGGCTTTCTACGCCGGTTGAGCCATTGCTTCTGTGATGGCTCATATTTTATTGTAGGGTGAAAGGCAATGGGTGTTATTCGGCTTCGGGACGTGTAGAGAACATAAATGATGGCCGCATGATGAAAGCAAGTAGGGCGAGGGGGTTGAATTTGGCATGTCATGAATTTTGTCATGCTTATGAGTTATTGAATGCAGCAAATCGGATAGGCGTGAAGGCGCACCTTGCCGACGATGAGATGGCTGCCAAGTACATTTCAGTTGTCTTGGATAGGTACAAACCCTGGAAGACGGTTGGTCACTTGAGTATTGGTGAGGGCGCCAGTAAACTGCCGACCGATGAGCATGAGTTTTCGTTTTTTCTATCGGTCAAGCCTGGTGCTGGCTGGATGTTTTTTGAGCAGGATGCGTTTAATAAGCATGTGGTTGTTGTAATTGATGATGTTCGGGATATATCGAGGTTGATGGAGGCTTGTTATGGTATGGAATACTTTGTTGCTGACGAAAATGGTACGTTTCTTGTCGCGGTGAACTGGTATGTGATTGAGTTTACGGACGGCGCAGTAGTCACCGAAACAGGTTGTGGTTGAGCGAGGGGTTTATCCGTGACGGGGCCAGACGTATGCACCGGATTGTTCGACCTTGGGACATCACTCTATGGTTGATGATTTGATCGATAGTTTTATTGAAAAGTGGTTGGACTTGGACCTGCAACTGCGTGAAAAACGCGGGCTTGATGGTACTTTGTACCAGGAATTGATGGCCCTGTTGAAACAGATCAAAGCGCATCTGGATGGCCAGGACGCCATCCCCAAGAACCTGGCTGAGATCTTCCTGGACATGTGGGGAGCGATGACCAGCAGCGCTGACCTGTATGACAGCGATATACAGCGTGAAATCTACCAAGCGGCCGATCACTTGAGCGACCGCGCCAGGGCGGTCTGCACGGGTTGACTGACTGTGGCGAGCACCTGCGAGCACACCTTGGTCCAGCACTGGGGCAAGCTTGAAGGCGCAGGAGGCGGAAGAGGGCGGCATTCATGAGGTTTCTCAAGGTTAAGTGGAATCATGCGCATGCCGATGAGCCGCACCTGATATTCCAAGAGGTGGACGGTGGCTCCTGGGAGACCAGGAAGGTCGAGTTATTCAAAGGTGGGGCAGTGTGTGGTTATGCATCCAAGGCGGCAGATGTGGGCGATTCGATTTTGAGTGACCAACCCATCCCGAGCATTGAGGCAATCAATGCGTCTGGCGAGTTCGACGCAGAACCCATCACGCAAGAGGCATTTGAGAGGGTCTGGGTATGGGCAATCAATGCTCAAGGGCTGCAAGCGTGATGGCGGGTAGCGCGTGCGTCTTTGTGCGGGCTGAAATCTGCGTTCAACCGTTCGCCGAATGGGCGTCGACTATGGGGTGGGCACCATGAAGCGACTGAGGTTCAAGGCAACCCTGGCCGATCTTGCCGAGCCCCATGCGGGAGGCGGCTGTTTGCTGCCTGATGATCGGTACTGGCCCGTCGACAGCAAAGGCGACCCACAGCTCCACCTGATGACGATTCCCACCGCCTGGGTTGAAGAGGGCAGTGAGGGTTGGTTGTCGTTCTTTACGCCCTACGATCGGGAAGACACTTACCTGCACTGGGAAACACTCACAAGCGAAGCGGGTAATGCCTCGGTCGTGCTCCTTCACGATAACAGCGGCACCGCTAGCAGTGGTGGCCATGACGCACTCTCGCCCGCGCGCACGATCCAGTTGGAACTCACGGACGAACCTGAACGCTGCCGGCAATTCACGTCTCGCGTGAGCCAGCACATTGCCTGGCTGAAGGGCCGCGAGCAGGTTGAAGGGCACGCATGCCGAATGATGGTCAATGGCGATGATTTCGATGTGGGGCTTGCCGGGGCACCGGGGGTCTTTTCCGATGGCGTGGTCTATGTGTTCTTGAGTACTGACTTCCACACGCAATGCAGGCCAGGCACGTGCGGCCTGCTGACGTTCCAGTTTTCGTGATCGGGTTTGATGGATGACAAGGGGTTGCCATGAGTGGTTTTGAGCTCAACAAAATCTACCGGATCGAGGAAGTTGTTCAGTGGGTAAGGAACAGGGAAGACAGGCAGCATACCTACGCGCTCTACAGTGAGCGGGACGCGGATGAGCTGATGCAGGGGATGAGGGTGCTTGTGGGGGAAACCCCCTCTTTTGGCGAGGACGACAATGAAGTCATGCCGCTAGTTGTGCAGACGCTTGGGTTTGAGTTCTGCTACGCGTGCGATCAATTCCAGGATGTCATCGACCTGGCCGTGTCGCAGGATGCAAGTGTGAGCACGCCCACGTTGATCGAATGCTTGAACCACTACGCCAACTATGACGATTTTCTGGACGTTTTTCCTTGAAGGGGAGTGTGCATGGCGGTCGCTGAAAGCAGCCCCTTCAAGGGAATCTTCGAAGCCATGCAGGCGGCACAAGGGCCGAAGGTCAGAAAGACGCTGTACGTGTTGTCCCAGGCGTTTGATGATGCGTCCTGCGAGCTGGATACACCGCAGGTTGCCGTCGACTTTGTCGTTGCCGTGTTCGCTTCGTGCACATTGTGTGACAAGCCAGGCATGAGCCACCTGGTGGAGCAGGTGGGGTGGGAGTTCCATCGCTATGACGATGCGCAGAAGCAGCAGATCTATCGTGTGCTATGCGACACCTACTCCCAGTACCAGGACGGAGTGTTCTGCTGGCGGGTGTGCGACTTGGTCGCGCGCCAGTACACGTCGCGGCAGGCCATGGATTTCTTCAAACGCCAATCCAAGGCAGCGACGGGTGAGGGGAGAAAGGGGATCGATGCAGGCCTTCAGGTTATTGCCAGGAGTGAACAGCACAATCGAAGCATGTTGGCCCAGATTCAACAGCTCAAGCGTCGTCGCTAGAGAAATGCCGCGGTAGGTGGGGGCGGCCAGCTTCCGTAGTGCCCATGCGGTTGTCTGGGGTCAGCCAAATGATCTTCTGTGCCTATCAGATCGAGCGCCGCGCGGCGGCGCTCGATTTGCGCACCACCACAAAAACCGCTCAGCCCCCCACCACCATCACCGTCTGCAACCGCGCCAACGCCCCGCCCTCCCGATCCCGGTCGAATACCTGCACTGACACCTCCACCCCTTCACCCGCCAAGCGCACCACCCGCTGTTCACAACGCAACCGTAACCGCCCCTGGTCACACTCGACCTGCCGCACCCCGGGCTTGGGGGCGCCCTCCAGCCGCACCTCGGCCAGCCGCCCCTGGGCCGCCAGCAACGCCAGCGACTTGTCCCGCAGCAGCCCATTCCCCTGGGTCATCAGCCCGGTCGCGCGCACGGCAGCGGCCATGGCCACCGCGACGATGGTCAAGGCCACCAGCACCTCAATCAGGGTAAAACCCGCCTGGCGGTTACGCACGAGCTGAACTCCGGGCAAGGGAAAGCCGCACTGTAGAGCGCCTGGGTGACGGTTTGACGACGCCGACTCCCGAGCTTTTTCAATATCCGTGACATACCCGCTTGCCACAATCGGCCCCCGACTCAAACTCACGCAAGGAATGCCGAGATGCAGATCGCCCGTCGCAGCGCCAGAGGCCGCCGTTTTCGCCAGCAGGGCTTCACCCTGATCGAGATCATGGTGGTGGTGGTGATCCTCGGGATTCTCGCGGCAATGGTGGTGCCCAAGGTGCTCGACCGCCCCGACCAGGCCCGCGCCACGGCGGCGCGCCAGGACATCGCCGGGCTGATGCAGGCGCTCAAGCTCTACCGCCTGGACAACGGCGGCTACCCGAACCAGAACCAGGGCCTGAAGGTCCTGGTGGAAAAGCCGGCCCAGGTCAAGGACGGCCAATGGCGCGCCTACCTCGACCGCCTGCCCAATGACCCGTGGGGGCGCCCGTACCAGTACCTGAACCCCGGCGCCAACGGCGAGATCGATGTGTTCTCCCTCGGCGCCGACGGCCAGGCCGGTGGCGACGGGGTGAACACCGACCTCGGCTCCTGGCAGTTGTGACCGGCCATGGCGCGCCAGGACGGCATGGCGGTGATCAGCGCCTTGCTGATCGCCGCAGTGGTGGCGGTGATCGCCGCCGGGATGATCGAGCGCCAGGGCCTTTTGACCCGGCAGGTGGAGAACCGCCAACTGGCGGTGCAGGGGCAGTGGGCGTTGCAGGGGGGCTTGCAACTGAGCCGGCAGTTGCTGGCTGAGCAACGCCTGCGCGATCCGCTGGTGCGCGCTGGCCAGCCCTGGACGCGGCCGTTGCCGGACATGGCGGCGGGCAATGTGGTATTCGCCGGCCAGTTGGAAGACGAGCAGGGCAAGTTCAACCTGCGCAACCTGGTGGTCGATGGCCGGGTCGACGCTGAGGCGCTGGCGACCTTCCAGCGGCTGTGCGCGCTGATCGGTGTCGAGGCGCGGCTGGCCTCGGCCATCAGCGAGCGGGTGATCGACAGCTATCCCCGGCAACCGGCCAGCCCGGTGGCGCCGCAACAGGCCGGTTTCGACAGCGGCCGCCTGACGTCGCCCGCCAGTGCCAGTGCAGCACTGCCGGCCAGGCAGCCGATGATAGGCAGCCTCGATGCCCTGGCCTCGCTCAAGGGCATGAACACACAATCCCTGCAGCGCTTGCGCCGGTTCGTCACGCTGTTGCCGGCGCTCACCTGGGTCAATGGCAATACCGCCAGCGCCGAGGTGCTCGCCGCCCAGGTGCCGGGGCTGTCACTGCAACAGGCGGCCGCGCTGGTGGCCGAGCGCGATGGCGGGCGCTGGTTCGTCAACCGTGGCGACTTCGTCAACCGCCTGCGCATGCCGCAGCTGGCGCAGGCCAATGTGCGGGTGGGGATCAACAGCGACTGGTTCCGCCTGCATGGCCAGGCGCGCCAGGGGCAACGAGTGCTGCGCATGCAGGCGCTGCTGCGCCAGCGCGAGGGGCGCTTGCCGGATGTGGTCTGGACACGGGTGGGCGCATGAACACGCTACTGGACGTTCAACTGCCACCGCTGGCCGAGCTTGCGCCGGCGTCGAGCCTCGACTATCGCCTGAGCGATCGCCAGGGTCACACCTTGGCCACCGGCAACGCCGAGCGTGCGCAACTGCTGCGCGAAGCCAAGGGCGCCGGCTGGCGCCTGCACCTGCACGAGGACGACAGCCTGGCCTTGGCCGTCGCCTTGCCGCCGCTCACGGGCAAGCGCTTGAGCGCGGCGGTGCGCTGTGCGGTGCAGGGGCTGGTGCTGGGTGATATCGGGCAGGTTCATGTGGCCCACGGGCCGCGCCAGGGCAATGGCCAGGTGGCGGTGGCCTGGCTTGGGCTGGCGCAGTTGGTTCACTTGCAGGATTGGTTGCAGGCCGGACGGATCCGGCCGCAAGGGGTGTTCACGCAGCCTGCGGAGGATCGGCCGGTGGTGGACCTGGGCGGTGGCTTGCAGGGGCCAGCCCACTCCTTGGATGTGGGACGGGTCGTGGCGGTGTGGAGTGTGGCGGTGCTCGTCTGGTGCCTCGGTTTGAACCTGCATGCCATGCAACTGGCCAGCGAAGGCGAACAATTGCGGGCGCGCATGGTGACCCAGGTGCGCACGGCGTTCCCGCACTTGCCGGTGGTACTCAACCCGTTGCAACAAACGCGTCAGCAGTTGCAGAGCGGGCAGGGCGCCATGGGCACCGGGTTGGTGGCGCTGCTCGATGGCGCAGGCAAGGCCATGCCGTTTCTCGCCGGCAATGTCGCGGCGCTGGACTACGCCGACGGCGAGCTGCGCATCACTCCTTTAGCCGAGGGACGCAAGGCGCCCGCAGACATGGCCTGGCAAACGCAACTCGCCGCCCAGGGCATCGAGGCCAGCGCTGGCGAACAAGGCTGGACATTGCGCGCTGGCGGCGCCGCGAGCGAGGCCCTGGCCCATGTCGATTAAGGCGCGCATCAACGGCCTGCGCGGGCAGGCGCGGCAGCGTTGGCAAGCCTTGGCCCCGCGTGAGCGGCGTGCCGTGGCGCTGGCCGGCGCGGTGCTGGGCAGCTTCTTCTGCTGGCAAGTACTGGTGGCGCCGGCGCTCACCCGTATTGAGCACTGGAACACTGAAACCCCAAAGCTGCGCAGCCAGGCCCAGGCCCTGGATGCTTTGCTTGGGCAACGCTCGGCCGACCTTGCCGGCGCCCTGGCGCAGAGCCTGGACGAAGCCGGCCTGCGCGCGCATTCACAACTCGACGCCGAGGGCGACGGCTGGCACCTGGCCTGGCGGCAGGCCCCGGCCGAACCGGCCATGGCCTGGTTGCAGCGCATTCCCCCGCGCCTGGGGCTCACCATCGGCCAACTGAGCTTGCGCCGCGACCCGGGTGCCGGCACCGGCCCGGTGACGTTTTCCGGAACCCTTCGCATGGATCAGGCGCACGGCGCTAAGGACCCTTCATGACGTGCACTGGATCGCCACGCATTCTTTCTCGGGCACTGCCGTTTGCACCCCTGGCCATGGCCCTGGCGCTCGGCGCCTGCGCCAACGCGCCGGTAGCGCACAAGCCCCTGGCCAGCAGCGAACTCGGCCAGCCCCTGGCCCAGGTCGACAGCACTTCGACCGCGCTGGACCTGCACACCCAGCCCGGCGCCGGGGCACGCCCGGCCGTGCGCCAGGTGCCGCCCCGTGTCGGCCAGCGCCATAGCCGTGGTACGCCCGCGCCTGCGACCGGCAACCCGTTGGGCGATCAGCCCGTGCAACTGAACTTCGTCGACGCCGATATCCAGGCGGTGGTGCGCGGCCTGTCCCGGGCCACGGGCCGGCAGTTCCTGGTCGATCCACGGGTCAAGGGCCAACTGACCCTGGTCTCCGAAGGCGAGGTGCCGGCCAGTAAGGCCTACGGCATGTTGCTGGCGGCGCTGCGCATGCAGGGTTTCAGCGTCGTCGACGTCAACGGCGTGGCCCAGGTGGTGCCTCAGGCCGACGCCAAGCTGCTCGGTGGCGCGCTGGTGAGCGGCGACCGCGACGCGGGCAACGGCATGGTCACCCGCACCTTCCGCCTGCAGTACGAGAACGCGGTCAACCTGATCCCGGTGCTGCGCCCGATCGTCTCGCCGGACAACCCGATCAACGCCTACCCCGGCAACAACACGATCGTGGTCACCGACTACGCCGAGAACCTCGAGCGGGTGGCACAGATCCTTGACCGCGTCGATATCCCCAGCGCCCTCGACACCGACGTGGTGGCGATCCACAACGGCATCGCCAGCGACATCGCCAGCATGGTCGGCGAGCTGCTCGACAGCCAGGGCGCCGACCCGACACAGAAGATCAGCGTGCTCGGCGACCCGCGCTCGAACAGCGTGGTGATCCGCTCCTCCAGCCCTGAGCGCACCCAACTGGCGCGGGACCTGATCTACAAGCTCGACAACGCCCAGAACAGCACCGGCAATCTGCACGTGGTGTACCTGCGCAACGCCCAGGCCGACAAGCTGGCCCAGAGCCTGCGCGGGTTGCTCACCGGCGAGAGCGACAACGCCACCAGCGACGGCGCCCGGGCGCTGCTCAGCGGTGGCGGCATGCTGACGGGGGGCAACAACAAGAGTGGCAGCGCCAGCAGCAGTGGCACTTCGCAAACCACCAACGGCAACACCGGCAGCCTGAGCCGGGGCAATGGACAAGCGGGCGCGACCGCTCCCAATGGCTACGGCAATGGCACCCAGCAGAGCGAACAGGGCATCGCGTTCTCCGCCGGCGGCGCTACCATCCAGGCCGACAAGACCACCAACACGCTGCTGATTTCCGCACCCGAGCCGCTGTACCGCAGCCTGCGCGAGGTCATCGACCAGCTCGACCAGCGCCGCGCCCAGGTGGTGGTGGAGAGCCTGATCGTCGAGGTCGGCGAGGACGA
This genomic stretch from Pseudomonas entomophila L48 harbors:
- the mexE gene encoding multidrug efflux RND transporter periplasmic adaptor subunit MexE; the protein is MDHSLKPLRFPLAALAVVVLSACGRTPDAVQAPAAPKVSVAKVIEQPINEWDEFTGRLEAPETVEVRPRVSGQIDQVAFTEGAQVKKGDLLFQIDPRPFQAEVRRLEAQLQQAKATAVRSANEASRGERLRDSNAISAELAESRTSAAAEARAGVDAIQAQLDLARLNLSFTRVTAPISGRVSRAQFTAGNIVTADVTPLTSVVSTDKVYAYFDADERVYLKYSQLARDGQRGQSTPVYLGLTNETGNPHLGQMNFVDNQVNPRTGTIRGRAVFDNRDGQFTPGLYARLKLVGSAQYDAVLINDEAVGTDLGKKFVLVMDKDNKAAYRAVELGPKLEGLRIVRSGLGKDDRIVVKGLQRVRPGSPVTPEETPMASEQTLAALAQQRQALEASNPAPKVAGTNEKVASAQAPRG
- a CDS encoding SMI1/KNR4 family protein, which produces MTIQGLVNVLTPPGSPFESGHGKRWPKFEGEIAFPADYIEFINVYGSGRIADFVVIFNPFSNDEGTNFFEQFKQVLEDFRFLEASGGCYNYVVYPEAEGLIPVGVTDNGDYLFWVFDADINSDEWLTAMVSARSPEAEYFNCGLGRLLESVLSGEVKAKSLPDCFPGLIDFEPL
- a CDS encoding DUF7660 family protein, coding for MLEERILVENKSDLVSLIFSLVKDLRENPEAWQNGDLVSYLEAMAAWVEDMDGYYENTHQAQPECAALNVVADMLMAARVYE
- a CDS encoding DUF6881 domain-containing protein, producing MRFLKVKWNHAHADEPHLIFQEVDGGSWETRKVELFKGGAVCGYASKAADVGDSILSDQPIPSIEAINASGEFDAEPITQEAFERVWVWAINAQGLQA
- a CDS encoding DUF1963 domain-containing protein, with the protein product MKRLRFKATLADLAEPHAGGGCLLPDDRYWPVDSKGDPQLHLMTIPTAWVEEGSEGWLSFFTPYDREDTYLHWETLTSEAGNASVVLLHDNSGTASSGGHDALSPARTIQLELTDEPERCRQFTSRVSQHIAWLKGREQVEGHACRMMVNGDDFDVGLAGAPGVFSDGVVYVFLSTDFHTQCRPGTCGLLTFQFS
- a CDS encoding DUF7716 domain-containing protein; this translates as MSGFELNKIYRIEEVVQWVRNREDRQHTYALYSERDADELMQGMRVLVGETPSFGEDDNEVMPLVVQTLGFEFCYACDQFQDVIDLAVSQDASVSTPTLIECLNHYANYDDFLDVFP
- the gspI gene encoding type II secretion system minor pseudopilin GspI; protein product: MRNRQAGFTLIEVLVALTIVAVAMAAAVRATGLMTQGNGLLRDKSLALLAAQGRLAEVRLEGAPKPGVRQVECDQGRLRLRCEQRVVRLAGEGVEVSVQVFDRDREGGALARLQTVMVVGG
- the gspG gene encoding type II secretion system major pseudopilin GspG, whose translation is MQIARRSARGRRFRQQGFTLIEIMVVVVILGILAAMVVPKVLDRPDQARATAARQDIAGLMQALKLYRLDNGGYPNQNQGLKVLVEKPAQVKDGQWRAYLDRLPNDPWGRPYQYLNPGANGEIDVFSLGADGQAGGDGVNTDLGSWQL
- the gspK gene encoding type II secretion system minor pseudopilin GspK, which gives rise to MARQDGMAVISALLIAAVVAVIAAGMIERQGLLTRQVENRQLAVQGQWALQGGLQLSRQLLAEQRLRDPLVRAGQPWTRPLPDMAAGNVVFAGQLEDEQGKFNLRNLVVDGRVDAEALATFQRLCALIGVEARLASAISERVIDSYPRQPASPVAPQQAGFDSGRLTSPASASAALPARQPMIGSLDALASLKGMNTQSLQRLRRFVTLLPALTWVNGNTASAEVLAAQVPGLSLQQAAALVAERDGGRWFVNRGDFVNRLRMPQLAQANVRVGINSDWFRLHGQARQGQRVLRMQALLRQREGRLPDVVWTRVGA
- the gspL gene encoding type II secretion system protein GspL translates to MNTLLDVQLPPLAELAPASSLDYRLSDRQGHTLATGNAERAQLLREAKGAGWRLHLHEDDSLALAVALPPLTGKRLSAAVRCAVQGLVLGDIGQVHVAHGPRQGNGQVAVAWLGLAQLVHLQDWLQAGRIRPQGVFTQPAEDRPVVDLGGGLQGPAHSLDVGRVVAVWSVAVLVWCLGLNLHAMQLASEGEQLRARMVTQVRTAFPHLPVVLNPLQQTRQQLQSGQGAMGTGLVALLDGAGKAMPFLAGNVAALDYADGELRITPLAEGRKAPADMAWQTQLAAQGIEASAGEQGWTLRAGGAASEALAHVD
- the gspM gene encoding type II secretion system protein GspM; protein product: MSIKARINGLRGQARQRWQALAPRERRAVALAGAVLGSFFCWQVLVAPALTRIEHWNTETPKLRSQAQALDALLGQRSADLAGALAQSLDEAGLRAHSQLDAEGDGWHLAWRQAPAEPAMAWLQRIPPRLGLTIGQLSLRRDPGAGTGPVTFSGTLRMDQAHGAKDPS